The DNA segment CTGTCCCTGTGGTAGAGGCGGAACCAGATGTCGTACAGCTGCCTCTTGAACTGTCCGGGGTCTGATGATGACTTCCCCTCCTTGACCAGAAACTGGTGAGCAcgctaaaaagaaaaaaacaaccgtATGAGAACATGTCGAgcttcaaagttaaaaaaaatgatcaaagaacTGCATAGAAGATGAGTACAGTGCAGAGAATAGAGGATATTGATGGTACAGATCATTTTAAAGGCTAAAACAGTCAGAAAATGAAAGTCTAACCTTAGAATTTTAAGACGTGAAAAAGAAGTCCTAAAAGTGGCgagaaaacatatattttaattattttttttgatccATGACAGCTGAGAAAAGTTGCTGAAGAAGATGTTGTGATAAAGCTGCagaattaagcattttttcatgaGAGATTTTCCTTTAACGTCATTTGTGTCATGACCGTAAACATCACTGAAAGTAAACTCTTTTGTGCATTCTGTAGCTGTAATTTTGGGTTGCATATTGtatgcacattttatttaaatttcttttctcATGTTAAAAGCCATCAGAGTTTCTTATAAAATGTTTCTTGTTAATATGGAAAATCCTccaacaaacattttctttttaaaattctgctgACTGATTTGGTCTTTAACTAAGGgagtgtttgttatttatgaggggtgAGGGGGTGGTGCAGGAGGCAtgtcatattatatatatattaaaatttggCTTAGGGGATGGGCATACAGATTTAAATggatatatttatatttcttttacagccaatttcctttaaaaatcaccattataacactttatcatagccagaaactgtcaaaaaccgaaattatcattggattttcaaatttctgacggTTCTTGGAGACATCATGTAGGATGAACACTTTTGTCATAAAACCAAATCACCAAATTTGAGCTTAAAATTGAGACATTTCATAACAActactttattttacatgtctcatttataatttggacaaaaataaaacacttgcATGAACTAAACAGCATGCACAACAAGAGTCAAAACACAACCATTATCAACTTCAGGATTTTGTCCTCAATTTTTACCTTTCACACATCGAAAAgataagttttaaaaatcaataaataatttctgCTGTAGGAAGATTCAAGGAAATATCTTTGTAGCTTCggggaggggggaaaaaggaagcgcccacctccctcctctgaaagttaaagaacagtccctaagtaatTAGAAAAGGTACATCAAGCTGGTTGGTAAATAACAGCTTGAAAATCTGTCAGCTTTTTGGGAGGTAACCAGGAGAGTAAACAGCTGCCGTgtggcctctgtgtgtgtcgtTAGACTGCGATGATAGATGTGTTAGACGATAGATGTGTTAGACGATAGATGTGTTCGATGACAGATGTGTTAAAGAGATCTCTCACTGCACCTTCATGACTTCAGTCTCCATCATGGAATCGATGAAGAGCCTGTTCTCTTTCAGCTCCTCTGACGTCACCGTCTCCGCTACACCCGTGGATGTTTCATAGTTGTCCAGCAAGTTAATGAAAtctgcattaaaaacacacttattaaccctttggaacctggatcgacatcagttttcttgtgctataAAAGCCTTTCAAAagttatttgaccctttgaaccctgaacaaattggttttatttctttgaaccatggagaaaaaaggcagtgaccaacTTGGTCACTGCCTTGACCAATCccacaataaattaattaactCAAAGCACAAGCAGCTCCATGTTCAGCACACAAATcgcaagaaattcataaaaggtgacaagaatattaccaataaattaaaaaataaattataaaaagagaggataataaaaaataaatattcaaaaagattccagaaaactatatttataataattttacatttaaaattgaatacatacttttttgaaaaaaataaaacaaatttgctcacgtttcaaaggcttaaaggTGGTCCAAGCAAAAAGGCGCAATGGTTGAAACAAACTGCTACTTACGTGAATATGTCTCGATACTCTTGAGTTTGTCTTCATTGACGTATGTGAAGAGCGGAGCCCGGGCCCTGTCTCTGGCATTGTTGCTGCCCTGAGCCACATAACCTGCCCTCCCCTGGACAAAATGCACAGACAGACATCAGCGTGTAACTGTGTGgggtttgcatgtttttttgagtgtgttgCATTACAGAGGAGTGATGACTTGGGTGGTGCTGACCTGCAAGGAAATGATGTAATCCGTTCCCGGCTTGAGACGGTTGGTGTCCAACTGCCAGAGTTGATTTAGCACCTCTGTGAGCTCCTGGTTTGCAGGTTGACTGTGGACGGACATTGAAACATAGATTTTGCTCAAACTTATAAAGAtttatttgagatatttttttattcttcagaGAGAGAATTCAGAGACAACAGGCTTTTTTCACAGCACATATTTGACTTTATCACAGTGGGAAAAGCACACTTGTTTATTCTTaaatgtcttctgtgaaaaaAGGCCTATTGTTTGGGTTAAAAAGTtggtattttcttcttttgagcAAATTATTAGTTATCCTAGAAGGAGTTAACTCTTTGATACCTGAGGAAATTagctcaatttctttcaaaaacatttgaaaagggCGCCAAGCAATTTAGCAAGATATGGCCTCAGAAACcagaaatgacaagaaattagtaaaaaaaaaaagaaaaaagaaaaaaagaaaactaccagaaaatgagcaaaaaaaaagatacctaaaaaacgtgcaaatatatgtatttttcttttaaagatatCACTAAGactataataaatatagttagacatttttcccccattttttgatattattatctaaaagggatgcacaatactggattttttgccaatatccgatatgccgatatataaaaactaattttgcCGATGACAAATGCTGATATCAATACATCCACATTTTCCCTatctaattttagtgatcatcaggtCTCTTCTGTAGTAAAATTAACAGCATATGCATACTTTTATTATAACGGCCCacccagcagatggagacatgaaatacaatactTTTCAATGCatgtaatattaattcattgtgTAAAATTATGAACAAATCTTCAACTTgaagttgatgttttgtacatgttcactcatgtcaataaataaatttgtgatatcagcagaaatcagcacgTTGGCtgtttctgatatttcattttaataacatgccgatattatcatgcatccctattatctaataaccccccccccccccgccaaaTTTCTGACAATCCTGAACAccttctacttttttttatttttattatattttccggttttggggatatttcttgccaagttgctcatgatGTGTTTCCCAAGTTTCTGAAAGagataaaaccaattttctcaggtttcagaggtttaatgcttgtgaacgcagcacaagagaagtgatgtcgatccaggtgttaaggGGTTAATAATgaacaacagttttgttttccacagcCAGTGTGAGTTTGAAAGAAGTCCCTTGTCTTACCACCGCTGATCAAATCAACCAGTTAAACCCCCGCCTCACGGATGCCTTTTCATGAGAATGTGATTAAATCTTTCAGATGACAGTAACAGGAAGTTGCTGCAATGCACCAAACCGAATCCTATAATTTGATTGCATACaaaaaacttccatttatcCCAAAAGAGGCAATTCCCGAGGCAGGACATGTGGGGAAAATATGGAGACCTTGTGTCTGGTGACTTTGTTGTTGGGTTGAAACAGTCCAGAAGAGCAGCAATACATGACCAACAGCAGCTGAGGCCATGCAGCAGAGACGGAGTCAGACGGTGAAAACAGtgataataaataacataaaagcattaaaatgtgagAGATGTGCAGCAAAATAGACGAGAGTAAACATAATAACAGTTGTACAGgcaaaaatctatttaaaaatgcaaattaaagcaTTTGTAGGTGAGTGCAACAAGTTTTAAAGGTCccattttatgcaaattttcaggttcatacttgaaTTTTGGTTTTGTACTAGAATATGTTCACATGCTTTAatgcaaaaaaccccacattgttttcctcatactgtctgcctgaatacaTCTATATTCTAAATTTATCTAAAATGCTCCGTTTGGGCACccgtcttgttttttttttctccaacacaaaactttgtttaaatgcaaatgtttaatcaaaactgaaatgttaaacatcatatacagaaagttcccagcactttttatgaagtcaagtaaataattgaatttagaaaaaacgataaataaaaagtcatagcatagcatgccgaaaaaacagccaaaaaagctgtttttaatgttgtaaaaagtcatagttca comes from the Plectropomus leopardus isolate mb chromosome 12, YSFRI_Pleo_2.0, whole genome shotgun sequence genome and includes:
- the si:dkey-222f8.3 gene encoding poly(U)-specific endoribonuclease-C-like isoform X2 — encoded protein: MARSQPANQELTEVLNQLWQLDTNRLKPGTDYIISLQGRAGYVAQGSNNARDRARAPLFTYVNEDKLKSIETYSHFINLLDNYETSTGVAETVTSEELKENRLFIDSMMETEVMKRAHQFLVKEGKSSSDPGQFKRQLYDIWFRLYHRDRSGGEDSCGFEHVFVGETKYGQEIMGLHNWVQFYLQEKHDHVDYKGYKARDNKDTPDEDDHVLNLQFSWKGLVKPVGGSFIGVSPEFEVALFTIIFLMSNEKMTSVVVKVDEYVLELVVYRHGRSIGTSFPKLLSSNHRDL
- the si:dkey-222f8.3 gene encoding poly(U)-specific endoribonuclease-C-like isoform X1, whose product is MSVHSQPANQELTEVLNQLWQLDTNRLKPGTDYIISLQGRAGYVAQGSNNARDRARAPLFTYVNEDKLKSIETYSHFINLLDNYETSTGVAETVTSEELKENRLFIDSMMETEVMKRAHQFLVKEGKSSSDPGQFKRQLYDIWFRLYHRDRSGGEDSCGFEHVFVGETKYGQEIMGLHNWVQFYLQEKHDHVDYKGYKARDNKDTPDEDDHVLNLQFSWKGLVKPVGGSFIGVSPEFEVALFTIIFLMSNEKMTSVVVKVDEYVLELVVYRHGRSIGTSFPKLLSSNHRDL